The Flavobacterium piscisymbiosum genome includes a region encoding these proteins:
- a CDS encoding DUF445 domain-containing protein codes for METSIDQENISKKKALNKMKGSALALLGVAVLLFIIAIYFKIPMLQAFSEAAMVGGIADWFAVVALFRHPLGIPIWHTAIIPTKKNEIGENLGNFVSEEFLNREKLEIKLEEFNFATKASDWLSQQENANKIANLVAVNIIPGILKTIKDEDIKRFIQYQFKEKLEGINFGDWVALALEPLQKGNVKDELLTNLLDVMSTELSNNKDLIRKKVKESTPFLSFGLADKKISEGVFNGLAEFLHEAKNPESAVRIKIDEYVYDFLDKVKNSEEMRIKINNMILGFAGKKEVQDYINGIWDEIKLSISNDLDKGDQSSIKNSISNLIQGFGNGIKEDPVMIDKINNFIKNDLLSILLNNKKVIGDLISSTVKSWDGKEVSEKLELEIGKDLQYIRINGTLVGGLIGILIYCVEWTYHYFV; via the coding sequence ATGGAAACGTCTATAGATCAGGAAAATATATCAAAAAAGAAAGCTTTAAATAAAATGAAAGGCAGCGCTTTGGCACTTTTAGGTGTCGCAGTGCTTTTATTTATCATTGCAATTTATTTTAAAATTCCCATGTTGCAGGCTTTTAGCGAAGCGGCAATGGTGGGTGGAATTGCCGATTGGTTTGCTGTTGTGGCATTATTTCGTCATCCGTTAGGAATCCCAATTTGGCATACGGCAATTATACCGACCAAGAAAAATGAGATTGGTGAAAATCTCGGGAATTTTGTTTCGGAAGAATTTCTGAATCGTGAAAAATTAGAAATTAAATTAGAAGAATTCAACTTTGCTACAAAAGCGTCAGATTGGTTGTCCCAACAAGAAAATGCTAATAAAATTGCCAATCTGGTGGCGGTGAATATTATCCCCGGAATTTTAAAAACAATAAAAGATGAAGATATAAAGCGATTTATTCAATATCAATTTAAGGAAAAACTGGAAGGAATCAATTTTGGAGATTGGGTAGCATTGGCTTTAGAACCTTTGCAAAAAGGGAATGTAAAAGATGAATTGCTTACCAATCTTCTGGATGTAATGAGTACGGAACTGAGTAATAACAAAGATCTGATTCGTAAAAAAGTAAAAGAATCTACGCCGTTCTTAAGTTTTGGTCTGGCCGATAAAAAGATTTCTGAAGGTGTTTTTAATGGATTGGCGGAGTTTTTACATGAAGCTAAAAATCCGGAAAGCGCAGTAAGAATAAAAATAGACGAATATGTTTATGATTTTCTGGATAAAGTAAAAAACTCCGAAGAAATGCGAATCAAGATCAATAATATGATTTTGGGTTTTGCAGGCAAAAAAGAAGTTCAGGATTATATCAACGGAATTTGGGATGAAATAAAACTATCAATTTCGAATGATTTAGACAAAGGAGATCAATCTTCTATTAAAAATAGTATTTCGAATTTGATTCAGGGTTTTGGAAACGGAATAAAAGAAGATCCCGTGATGATCGATAAGATCAATAATTTTATCAAGAACGATTTACTGTCTATTCTTTTAAACAATAAAAAAGTGATTGGAGATTTAATTTCTTCTACCGTAAAAAGTTGGGATGGTAAAGAAGTTTCAGAAAAATTAGAATTAGAAATAGGGAAGGACCTTCAATACATTAGAATCAACGGGACGCTTGTTGGAGGTTTAATAGGAATTCTAATTTATTGCGTCGAATGGACGTATCACTATTTTGTGTAA
- a CDS encoding L,D-transpeptidase family protein produces the protein MNKLYFLLVILLFIGCKKDAPKIIAPVVKKTAPAIILTDERKVEIDTALIGTFKSETLKQFYNSSENKTVWGNLKKRTYVLSQLSKAEELGLDPEDYKSSKLKKFEEKIASLSDADLATYDILITYNFEKYLNHLYKGKLDPKKLYNDWDLEEKTFDVNNVLIKAFNKNKLDSVVDNIQSKAYIYKQLLKSLEIINTFPDDDIKKIESVDKITLNDTNSALINIKKRLIYWQDMLKKDTLTKIYDQKTFESIKKFQERHGLASDGVIGVGTISALNYSKERRKQQIIANLERWRWYNNDLAENYFIINIPDYSLNVVENQDTTLVRNVVVGTSKRKTPIITSTLKTVVFNPTWTVPPTILKEDVVPAMKRNRNYLANKNITIYDTAGNAVDPNNWNENKPGNYRYVQSPGYNNALGLMKILFPNHHSVYLHDTNHRNNFGRNNRSLSSGCVRVENPLELAEHILDDSEKWSKDKIDTIIASKKTTSIRITKKYALYQWYWTAWSKKNQLIFRADVYNLDSDLYAKLRN, from the coding sequence ATGAACAAACTTTACTTCTTATTAGTAATATTACTTTTTATTGGCTGCAAGAAAGACGCTCCAAAAATCATTGCCCCTGTGGTAAAAAAAACCGCACCGGCTATCATACTTACTGATGAACGAAAAGTAGAAATTGACACTGCACTTATTGGTACCTTTAAAAGCGAAACACTGAAACAATTTTATAACTCATCTGAAAATAAAACGGTTTGGGGAAACTTAAAAAAGAGAACTTACGTTTTATCTCAATTATCAAAAGCTGAGGAATTAGGTTTAGACCCTGAAGATTACAAATCTTCTAAGCTAAAGAAATTCGAAGAAAAAATTGCTTCTTTAAGCGATGCTGATCTTGCAACATACGACATACTTATTACTTATAATTTCGAAAAGTATTTAAATCACCTTTACAAAGGAAAACTAGATCCTAAAAAGTTATATAACGATTGGGATCTAGAAGAGAAAACTTTTGACGTAAACAATGTTCTTATTAAAGCTTTTAATAAAAACAAATTAGACAGCGTGGTTGATAACATTCAGTCGAAAGCTTATATCTACAAACAACTATTAAAGTCGCTGGAAATCATTAATACTTTTCCGGATGATGATATCAAAAAAATTGAATCTGTAGATAAAATCACTTTAAACGACACCAATTCAGCCTTAATAAATATTAAAAAAAGGCTTATTTACTGGCAGGACATGCTTAAAAAAGATACTCTTACTAAAATTTACGATCAAAAAACGTTTGAATCGATAAAGAAATTTCAGGAAAGACATGGTTTGGCTTCTGATGGCGTTATTGGCGTTGGAACGATTAGCGCTTTAAACTATTCTAAAGAAAGAAGAAAGCAACAAATTATCGCCAACTTAGAGCGTTGGAGATGGTATAATAATGATTTGGCCGAAAACTATTTCATCATCAACATTCCGGACTATAGCCTGAATGTGGTCGAGAATCAGGACACTACTTTGGTTCGCAATGTTGTTGTAGGAACCAGTAAAAGAAAAACACCTATTATAACATCGACTCTAAAAACGGTTGTTTTTAACCCTACATGGACCGTTCCGCCAACGATATTAAAGGAAGATGTTGTTCCGGCAATGAAACGAAATCGAAATTACTTAGCCAATAAAAACATTACTATATATGACACTGCCGGAAATGCAGTTGACCCAAACAACTGGAACGAAAACAAACCCGGAAATTATCGTTATGTACAAAGCCCAGGTTACAACAACGCTTTAGGGTTAATGAAAATTCTATTCCCAAATCATCATAGTGTGTATTTACATGATACCAATCATCGTAATAATTTTGGAAGAAACAATCGTTCGTTGAGTTCAGGATGTGTTCGTGTAGAGAATCCTCTGGAATTAGCAGAACATATTTTAGATGATTCTGAGAAATGGTCAAAAGATAAAATCGATACTATAATTGCTTCAAAAAAGACAACGAGCATTAGAATTACAAAAAAGTACGCTTTATATCAATGGTACTGGACAGCATGGAGCAAAAAAAATCAGCTCATTTTCAGAGCTGATGTTTATAATCTGGATTCGGATTTGTATGCTAAATTAAGAAATTAA
- a CDS encoding class I SAM-dependent methyltransferase, whose protein sequence is MKKLFKLVLNTIPRPLLIRLSYVARPVLAFSLKGTKYTDPIDGRSFKSFLPYGYGKQRNNVLSPSTLSLERHRLLWLYLNDQTDFFTAPKKVLHFAPEQAFYKRFRKQKNLDYTTTDLFSPLADVKADICNLPFKDNEYDVILCNHVLEHIPDDTKAMQELFRVLKPGGMAILQIPQDLSRAVTFADDTITDQKERAKIFGQYDHVRIYGRDYFDKLRSIGFIVIEEDYTNKITPELVEKYCLAKGEIIPLCFKPEN, encoded by the coding sequence GTGAAGAAACTTTTTAAACTCGTACTCAATACAATACCGCGTCCATTATTAATTCGTTTGAGCTATGTGGCTCGTCCGGTTTTGGCATTTTCATTAAAAGGAACAAAATATACCGATCCTATTGATGGGAGAAGTTTCAAATCGTTTTTGCCTTATGGATATGGAAAACAACGTAACAATGTACTTTCGCCAAGTACACTTTCGTTAGAAAGACACCGTTTGCTTTGGTTGTATTTAAACGATCAGACAGATTTTTTTACAGCTCCAAAAAAAGTATTGCATTTTGCTCCGGAACAAGCTTTTTACAAAAGATTCCGTAAGCAAAAAAACCTTGATTACACGACAACAGATTTGTTTTCGCCTTTGGCCGATGTAAAAGCAGACATTTGTAATTTACCTTTTAAAGACAATGAATACGATGTGATTTTGTGTAATCACGTTCTGGAGCATATTCCGGATGACACAAAAGCCATGCAGGAATTATTTCGCGTGCTAAAACCAGGCGGAATGGCGATTCTTCAAATTCCGCAAGATTTGTCGAGAGCGGTAACTTTTGCTGATGATACTATTACAGACCAAAAAGAACGCGCTAAAATATTTGGACAATACGATCACGTTCGTATTTACGGCCGCGACTATTTTGATAAATTACGAAGCATTGGTTTTATCGTAATCGAAGAAGATTATACCAATAAAATTACACCTGAATTAGTAGAGAAATATTGTTTGGCAAAAGGAGAAATTATTCCGCTTTGCTTCAAACCAGAAAACTAA
- the gpmI gene encoding 2,3-bisphosphoglycerate-independent phosphoglycerate mutase: MNKKVILMILDGWGKSPDPKVSAIDNAKVPFINSLYQNYPSAQLRTDGLNVGLPEGQMGNSEVGHMNLGAGRIVYQDLAKINLAVAHQTLAKEQVLVDAFTYAKENNKKVHFLGLVSDGGVHSHTSHLRGLIDASQEYGLDQVYIHAFTDGRDVDPKSGAKYIQDLEEHIKDTPVKIASIIGRYYAMDRDKRWERVKLAYDLVVNAIGTPSKSAVASMLDSYSHHVTDEFIEPIVMVDEEEKPLATIVEGDVVIFFNFRTDRGRELTEALSQHDFHEQNMHKLNLYYVTLTNYDETYQNVKVVYNKDNITETLGEVLEKAGKKQIRIAETEKYPHVTFFFSGGRETPFEGESRILRNSPKVATYDLQPEMSAHELTAALVPELNKKEVDFVCLNFANGDMVGHTGIMSAAILACEAVDACVKQVIEAALANDYTTIVIADHGNCETMINPDGSPNTAHTTNPVPIILVDKELKNIENGVLGDIAPTILELMGVQQPNAMTCHSLL; encoded by the coding sequence ATGAATAAAAAAGTAATACTTATGATTTTAGATGGTTGGGGAAAATCTCCTGACCCTAAAGTATCTGCAATAGACAATGCAAAAGTTCCTTTTATAAACAGCCTTTACCAAAACTACCCAAGCGCACAACTTAGAACCGACGGATTGAATGTTGGTTTACCTGAGGGACAAATGGGAAACAGTGAAGTAGGTCACATGAACCTGGGTGCAGGAAGAATTGTATATCAGGATTTAGCCAAAATAAACTTAGCTGTAGCACACCAAACACTTGCCAAAGAACAAGTTCTTGTTGATGCTTTTACTTATGCTAAAGAAAACAATAAAAAAGTTCACTTTTTAGGATTAGTTTCTGATGGTGGTGTTCACTCTCATACTTCTCACCTACGCGGATTAATTGATGCGTCGCAAGAATATGGGTTAGACCAGGTATACATTCATGCTTTTACAGATGGTCGTGATGTTGATCCTAAATCAGGCGCAAAATATATTCAGGATTTAGAAGAACATATCAAAGATACCCCTGTAAAAATCGCTTCAATCATTGGTCGTTATTATGCAATGGACCGTGATAAACGTTGGGAACGTGTAAAATTAGCTTACGATTTAGTTGTTAATGCAATAGGAACTCCGTCTAAAAGTGCAGTTGCAAGCATGCTTGACAGTTACTCACACCATGTTACAGATGAGTTTATTGAACCAATTGTAATGGTAGATGAAGAAGAAAAACCTTTAGCTACAATTGTTGAAGGTGACGTGGTGATCTTCTTTAACTTTAGAACTGATAGAGGTCGCGAACTTACAGAAGCACTTTCACAACACGATTTTCATGAGCAAAACATGCACAAGCTAAACTTGTATTATGTAACGCTTACCAATTACGATGAAACATACCAAAACGTAAAAGTAGTTTACAATAAAGATAATATTACCGAAACTCTTGGTGAGGTGCTTGAAAAAGCTGGCAAAAAACAAATTCGTATTGCCGAAACAGAAAAATACCCACACGTAACATTTTTCTTCTCTGGCGGTAGAGAAACTCCTTTTGAAGGTGAATCCCGTATTTTGAGAAATTCTCCAAAAGTAGCCACTTACGATTTACAGCCAGAAATGAGTGCTCATGAACTTACAGCAGCTCTTGTTCCTGAATTGAATAAAAAAGAAGTTGATTTTGTTTGCCTAAACTTTGCAAACGGAGACATGGTAGGTCATACCGGAATCATGAGCGCGGCAATTCTTGCCTGTGAAGCGGTTGATGCTTGCGTAAAACAAGTTATAGAAGCGGCTCTTGCCAACGATTATACCACGATTGTAATTGCCGATCACGGAAATTGCGAAACCATGATCAATCCTGATGGAAGCCCAAATACTGCACACACAACGAATCCTGTGCCGATTATCTTGGTTGATAAAGAATTGAAAAATATCGAAAATGGTGTTCTTGGCGACATTGCTCCTACTATTTTAGAACTAATGGGAGTTCAGCAGCCAAACGCAATGACTTGTCATTCGTTGTTGTAG
- a CDS encoding murein L,D-transpeptidase catalytic domain family protein, whose protein sequence is MIYKIYPLLVFLLLSFGKDSNNTPEIKEATTKSIAKVEKFTVEAKIESVYHMLNSNNFNLPGLKTFSEALKGFYLLKEKGVIQKDILTVIDFSLSSNTKRLWVIDLTTNTILFNSLVAHGRNTGEEFASNFSNSNSSFKSSLGFYATGEIYQGKHGASLRLDGLENGINSNARQRGVVMHGADYVSESFIRDHKRLGRSQGCPALPIELTDEIIELIKDKSCLYIYHPSRSFAMEQRLIS, encoded by the coding sequence ATGATTTACAAAATTTATCCATTGCTAGTGTTTTTGCTATTATCTTTTGGTAAAGATTCAAATAACACTCCCGAAATTAAAGAAGCAACTACAAAAAGTATTGCTAAAGTCGAAAAATTTACTGTCGAAGCAAAAATTGAAAGTGTTTATCATATGCTAAATTCTAACAATTTTAATTTGCCGGGACTTAAAACTTTTTCTGAGGCCTTAAAAGGGTTTTATTTATTAAAAGAAAAAGGAGTTATCCAGAAAGATATTTTAACTGTTATTGATTTTAGTTTGTCATCAAATACAAAACGCCTTTGGGTAATTGATTTGACAACAAATACAATCCTGTTTAATTCTTTAGTTGCTCACGGAAGAAATACCGGAGAAGAATTTGCATCGAATTTTTCAAATTCAAATTCATCTTTCAAAAGCAGTTTAGGTTTTTATGCAACAGGAGAAATTTATCAGGGAAAACACGGAGCTTCTTTGCGTTTAGATGGTTTAGAAAACGGAATTAACAGTAATGCCCGTCAAAGGGGAGTTGTAATGCATGGCGCCGATTATGTTTCTGAATCTTTTATCAGAGATCATAAAAGATTAGGCAGAAGCCAGGGTTGTCCAGCTCTTCCAATCGAGTTGACGGATGAAATAATTGAACTTATAAAAGACAAATCGTGTTTGTATATCTATCATCCGTCAAGAAGTTTTGCGATGGAACAAAGATTAATTTCTTAA
- the pepE gene encoding dipeptidase PepE, with amino-acid sequence MKSIIIASTSTLHEGSYLEYLLPTLQSHFKDCKSILFIPYARPSGISHEDYTRKVSEAFASINISVKGIHEFEDAGDAIKNAKGIFTGGGNTFLLVTQLYKHNVMQILAETVKNGTPYLGTSAGSNICSLSMQTTNDMPIIYPPSFQTLGLIPFNLNPHYLDPDTQSKHMGETRETRIKEFHAFNAIPVLGLREGSWLEVKGNKITLKGNLSARLFLQNETPQELKTESDLSALK; translated from the coding sequence ATGAAAAGCATTATTATTGCCAGCACTTCTACTCTTCACGAAGGCAGCTATTTAGAGTACCTACTTCCTACTTTACAATCGCATTTTAAAGATTGTAAAAGCATTTTATTTATACCTTATGCCCGTCCTAGTGGAATTTCGCATGAAGATTATACCCGCAAAGTTTCAGAGGCTTTTGCATCAATAAATATTTCCGTAAAGGGAATTCATGAATTTGAAGATGCCGGAGACGCAATAAAAAATGCCAAAGGAATATTTACCGGCGGAGGGAATACTTTTTTACTCGTTACACAATTGTACAAACACAATGTTATGCAAATTTTAGCAGAAACAGTAAAAAACGGAACCCCATATTTAGGAACCAGTGCCGGATCGAACATTTGCAGTTTATCGATGCAAACTACCAATGATATGCCTATCATTTACCCGCCAAGTTTTCAGACATTGGGATTAATTCCATTTAACTTAAATCCGCATTATTTAGATCCTGATACTCAATCTAAACATATGGGAGAAACACGCGAAACAAGAATTAAAGAATTTCATGCCTTTAACGCTATTCCTGTTTTAGGTTTAAGAGAAGGAAGCTGGCTTGAGGTGAAAGGCAATAAAATCACTTTGAAAGGAAATTTATCGGCGCGTTTGTTTTTACAAAACGAAACACCGCAAGAATTAAAAACAGAAAGTGATTTGAGCGCACTAAAATAA
- a CDS encoding DEAD/DEAH box helicase has protein sequence MDLSNSFQFCFDISFEKNLNHYIPTAYIVESTDDIKYLNKKATKDVLESFFIVFDQLDPDTKKILTACESLKPDFIFKKFSTKVKSAKTIADLQKDSKIEFAIRQHLQLNLGSFYSLIVQKQFPLSLNMSAEKDFYRSRVNTAPLHFEPQIEFNKHAEGITYTLSLKENETSFLPMNSSVEILLDQPSWLIIDKKLGQLKDLNSKKLTPFLKKQSIEIPSKLVDDYFKSFIPEIAKKIDIDATGFEIEHRDQIVTSTIQPVFDFFKNCYYLNLYFDYNGYSFDSSKTKKTHSFVDFSVANEPKIIQFKRSADETLYTNKLLELGLIKIKNELFGLNSDAENPDPYVNIQFVIDRKEELENLGFTICNLKLESKEIITENHTVSASKEETKEDWFDIRIVITIGAYTINFSEIIPNIKSKERLFLLPDGNYFLIPLEWLSKYGSLAKLAKTENGNLLLRKSNFAALDAIPEIKDDIIHKAEYVSSDLLKAALRPYQIDGVKWLLGHFNSNLGACLADDMGLGKTLQTLAVLVAVQEQLGFTTKTTNFDLFQNETTIEREPLKALIVLPSSLVFNWYNEAAKFTPHFSKMQYVGNDRKLLASRLASTDLIFTSYSIVHRDISILEKYNFRYLILDESQYIKNKNSKIFKAITKINTSHKIALSGTPIENSLDDLWSQMQFINPDILGSYDFFAQNFKIPIEKKQDENSLSELKNIIQPYILRRTKEQVLKDLPELTEQIYYCDMDPEQEKLYEKEKSKARNFLLKTDGSSPDKISIINTLMKLRQLSNHPKMVDQESEIDSGKYNAVTNYLETLVKEKQKAIIFSSFVTNLHFYTDWCKENKIDFCEITGETPASKREQQVKLFQEKEKPLLFFISLKAGGVGLNITKASYVLFLDPWWNPFAEKQGVGRAHRIGQLNKVNVIRFISKNTVEEKIIKLQENKKLLSDSLLEESYINDEIEVNLEYILSS, from the coding sequence TTGGATCTTTCAAATTCATTTCAATTTTGTTTTGATATCAGTTTTGAAAAAAATCTGAATCATTATATTCCAACTGCTTACATCGTTGAGAGTACCGATGACATTAAATATTTAAATAAAAAAGCAACTAAAGACGTACTTGAAAGTTTTTTTATTGTTTTTGATCAATTAGATCCTGACACAAAAAAAATATTGACGGCTTGCGAATCTTTAAAACCTGACTTTATTTTTAAAAAATTCAGTACAAAAGTCAAATCGGCAAAAACAATTGCTGATTTGCAAAAAGATTCTAAAATTGAATTTGCCATTCGTCAGCATTTGCAATTAAATTTAGGCTCTTTTTATAGTCTTATTGTACAAAAACAATTTCCGTTATCCCTAAATATGAGTGCTGAAAAGGATTTTTACAGATCCAGAGTCAACACCGCTCCGCTGCATTTTGAACCTCAAATTGAATTTAACAAACATGCTGAAGGGATTACGTATACTTTATCTTTAAAAGAAAACGAAACTTCATTTTTACCCATGAACAGCAGTGTCGAAATACTGCTGGATCAGCCAAGCTGGTTAATTATCGATAAAAAATTAGGACAGTTAAAGGATCTTAATTCTAAAAAACTTACGCCGTTTTTAAAGAAACAGTCAATTGAAATACCTTCAAAATTAGTTGATGATTATTTTAAAAGTTTCATTCCTGAAATAGCAAAAAAAATAGACATAGACGCTACTGGTTTTGAAATTGAACATCGTGATCAAATTGTTACAAGCACGATTCAGCCTGTTTTTGATTTCTTTAAAAACTGCTATTACCTCAACCTTTATTTTGATTATAACGGTTATTCATTTGATAGTAGTAAAACCAAAAAAACACATTCGTTTGTTGATTTTAGTGTTGCCAACGAACCTAAAATTATTCAGTTTAAACGCAGTGCTGATGAAACTTTATATACAAACAAATTACTTGAGCTTGGTTTAATAAAAATCAAAAACGAATTGTTTGGATTAAATTCTGATGCAGAAAATCCAGATCCTTATGTAAACATTCAATTTGTTATTGATCGCAAGGAAGAGCTTGAAAATTTAGGATTTACGATCTGTAATTTAAAACTGGAAAGCAAAGAAATCATTACAGAAAACCATACTGTTTCTGCTTCGAAAGAAGAAACAAAAGAAGATTGGTTCGATATCAGAATAGTTATTACGATTGGCGCTTATACGATCAATTTCAGTGAAATTATTCCGAACATAAAAAGCAAAGAAAGACTCTTTTTATTGCCTGACGGAAACTATTTTCTGATTCCGTTAGAATGGTTGAGTAAATATGGTTCGCTGGCAAAGTTGGCCAAAACAGAGAATGGAAATTTACTTCTGCGTAAAAGCAACTTTGCTGCTCTGGATGCGATTCCGGAAATCAAAGATGATATCATTCACAAGGCCGAGTACGTATCTTCTGATTTATTAAAAGCAGCTTTACGACCTTATCAAATCGATGGTGTAAAATGGCTTCTGGGTCATTTTAACTCCAATTTAGGTGCTTGTCTCGCTGATGATATGGGACTTGGTAAAACATTACAAACTCTTGCCGTTCTGGTTGCCGTACAGGAACAACTGGGATTTACGACTAAAACCACCAATTTTGATTTGTTTCAGAATGAAACTACTATTGAAAGAGAACCTTTAAAAGCTTTAATTGTTTTACCTTCTTCATTGGTTTTTAACTGGTACAATGAAGCGGCAAAATTTACACCGCATTTTTCGAAAATGCAATATGTGGGCAATGACCGAAAATTATTGGCCAGCAGATTAGCTTCAACTGATTTGATTTTTACGAGTTATAGCATTGTTCACCGTGATATCTCAATTTTAGAAAAATACAATTTCCGTTATTTAATTTTAGACGAAAGTCAATACATTAAAAATAAAAACTCTAAGATTTTTAAAGCAATTACTAAAATAAATACGTCTCATAAAATTGCCTTAAGCGGTACTCCTATCGAAAATTCGTTAGATGATTTATGGTCGCAAATGCAATTTATAAATCCGGATATTTTGGGTAGTTATGATTTTTTTGCTCAGAATTTTAAAATTCCGATTGAGAAAAAACAAGACGAAAACAGTTTATCTGAACTAAAAAACATCATTCAGCCTTATATTTTAAGGAGAACCAAAGAACAGGTTTTGAAAGATTTACCTGAATTAACCGAGCAGATTTATTATTGTGATATGGATCCTGAACAGGAAAAATTATATGAAAAAGAAAAATCTAAAGCACGGAACTTTTTACTAAAAACAGACGGATCGAGCCCGGACAAAATTAGTATTATAAATACGCTGATGAAGTTAAGACAACTGAGTAATCACCCAAAAATGGTGGATCAGGAATCTGAAATTGATTCGGGAAAATATAATGCCGTCACTAATTATCTGGAAACTTTAGTAAAAGAGAAACAAAAGGCGATCATTTTTAGTTCGTTTGTGACTAATTTGCATTTTTATACAGATTGGTGTAAGGAAAACAAAATAGACTTTTGCGAGATTACCGGAGAAACTCCTGCTAGTAAAAGAGAACAACAGGTAAAATTGTTTCAGGAAAAAGAAAAGCCTTTGTTATTCTTTATTTCGCTCAAAGCGGGCGGCGTTGGTCTTAATATTACCAAAGCTTCGTATGTTTTATTTTTAGATCCGTGGTGGAATCCTTTTGCTGAAAAGCAGGGAGTTGGGCGAGCGCACCGAATTGGACAATTGAACAAAGTAAATGTTATAAGGTTTATTTCGAAAAATACGGTTGAAGAAAAAATTATCAAACTACAGGAAAACAAAAAGTTATTATCTGATTCGCTTTTAGAAGAAAGTTATATTAATGACGAAATCGAAGTGAACTTAGAATACATTTTGAGCTCTTAA
- the map gene encoding type I methionyl aminopeptidase produces the protein MIIVKSREEIELMRESALIVSKTLGMIASEIKEGVTTLYLDKLAEEFIRDHGAVPSFLGLYDFPNSLCMSPNSQVVHGIPNNTPLKSGDVISVDCGAFKNGYHGDHAYSFEIGEVAPEVKKLLQVTKESLYVGIREFKAGNRVEDVGNAIQKYTEGHGYGVVRELVGHGLGQKMHEEPEMPNYGKRGRGKLFIEGMVVAIEPMINMGTKNIKQHKDGWTITTADGKPSAHFEHDVALIDGKPELLSTFQYIYKALGIVSNEEDEFRKVPLVL, from the coding sequence ATGATTATAGTAAAATCACGTGAAGAAATCGAATTAATGCGCGAAAGTGCTTTGATCGTATCTAAAACATTAGGAATGATTGCTTCTGAAATTAAAGAAGGAGTTACCACATTATATTTAGACAAATTAGCTGAGGAATTTATCCGTGATCACGGTGCTGTACCAAGCTTTTTAGGATTATATGATTTTCCGAATTCACTTTGTATGAGTCCAAACTCACAAGTTGTACACGGAATACCTAATAATACACCTTTGAAAAGCGGTGATGTTATCTCGGTAGATTGTGGCGCTTTCAAAAACGGATATCACGGTGATCACGCGTATAGTTTCGAAATTGGAGAAGTTGCTCCTGAAGTTAAAAAACTTTTGCAGGTAACGAAAGAATCTCTTTACGTAGGAATCAGAGAATTTAAAGCTGGAAATCGCGTTGAAGATGTTGGAAATGCGATTCAGAAATATACTGAAGGACACGGTTACGGAGTTGTTCGCGAATTGGTAGGTCACGGTTTAGGGCAAAAAATGCACGAAGAACCAGAAATGCCAAACTACGGAAAACGTGGTCGCGGAAAGTTATTTATCGAAGGAATGGTTGTTGCAATCGAGCCAATGATTAATATGGGAACAAAAAACATCAAACAACATAAAGACGGCTGGACAATTACCACTGCTGACGGAAAACCAAGCGCGCATTTCGAGCATGATGTAGCTTTAATTGATGGAAAACCAGAATTGTTATCGACTTTTCAATACATCTACAAAGCTTTAGGAATCGTAAGCAATGAAGAAGATGAATTCAGAAAAGTTCCGTTGGTACTATAA